The DNA segment TTCCGGCGCTCCGTGAAGCGGTCGGTCGAGGACTACCAGGAACTGCTCGACCTCGGCATGCCGCCCGAGGACGCCCGGTTCGTCCTCCCCATCGGCACCGGCGTCAACATGGTGATGTCACTCAACGCCCGGATGCTGATGCACGTCGCCGACATGCGAGCGGCCGCCGACGCCCAGTGGGAGATTCGGGAGATGACCGAGGAGATTCTGGACCTGGCGGCCGAGTGGTGTCCCGTCACATTCGACTACTACGAGGAACACATGAAGAACCGGAAGAACCGCCTCGCGCCCTGACCTGTCGACCGCCGGCTCTGACCCCGTCCGACCACGACAGAACCCGCGGAAACCCGGCGTTCGCGCGGATTATTCTCCCCCTACGGGCGTTACCCTCCGTCTAGGAACGAACTTACGCCGTGCGAAATCGCGGTCGGCGAGTCTCGCCGACCGCGATTTCGCTTCCGCCTCGGCCTCGAAACGAGCCACCGTTTCGCATCTGCCTGCAACGGAGACAACCGTCGGGAGCGCCGGCCGCCTTTAGCACCGCTGACGTCCTCTATTCGAGTATGTCCGGAATCAGCACCTCTCCGACCGACGACACGGGTCCCTCCGCTTCCGCGCTCGACTTCGAGACGCGGTTCGACCTGCTGAGCAGTTCTATCCGCCGCCGGATCGTGGTCCTGCTCGACGAGTCCGGGACGCTCGCCCGCGAGGAGTTGACGGCGAACCTCGCGCCGAGTTCCGAGGACTCGGAAACCGACGTCGGGGCGGAGAACGAAACCGCGGGGACGCGGCGGGTACGCATCTCGCTCGAGTACAACCACCTCCCGCGATTGGCCGAGGCCGGCGTCGTCGAGTACGACGACGAAACCGTGACCGCCACGCCTCAGCTCGCGTCGCTCGCCGAGGCGCTGAAGGGCACCGCGACGGCCGGCGCGAACGCCGGCGTCGAACCGGCCGGCAAATCGGCCGACGACTGACCGTGGTGTACCACTCGCTGCGGTGCGCCAAGTGCGGCGAGAAGCGGGTCGGGCGGGACACCGCCGACGGCCTCGAACCGATTCGGCGGTCGTGTCAGGACTGCGGGGAGACGGAGTTCGTTCGACCGTCGGCCGTATCCGCCGATTGAGCGCCGCCTGACGTGTCTATCGCCGTATCTGTCGGTTTCGAAAAGCACAAAGTACTCAAGGCGGCCGCCGAGCGAAAGCAGTATGGTCCCGGCCGACGCTCGTGCTTCGACTCCTCACTCGTCCCGAACGCCTCGAACCGCTCGACTCCGCCGACGGAGGACGTCACCGTGAACTTCGACCGCGGGATGCTCCACCAGTTGGGCGGGGTGACCGGCCTCGGATGGACGACGTCGATGCTGGGCTACGCGAGCGCGGTGCTCGGCGTCGGCGGCGGCTACCTCGCGCGGTTCTCGACCGACCCCCAGTCGTTCCTCTACGCCGGCGGCGTCCTCTTTCTGGCGACGCTGGGCCTCGACAGACTCGCCCGGTCGGCGTCGGACGACTGACCGCCGGACACTGAAAGTTTAACTGTGTCGCCCGCGGCATTCGACGTAGTGCCGACTGCATCAGGCGACTTCGAAACCGACTCGGTCGTCGAGGTCGAATTTCAGGTCGAAGACCGGCGCTACCCGCTGGTTTCGATTCCCGCTCGCGCGGGATGCCGGACGC comes from the Halorussus vallis genome and includes:
- a CDS encoding DUF7344 domain-containing protein, which encodes MSGISTSPTDDTGPSASALDFETRFDLLSSSIRRRIVVLLDESGTLAREELTANLAPSSEDSETDVGAENETAGTRRVRISLEYNHLPRLAEAGVVEYDDETVTATPQLASLAEALKGTATAGANAGVEPAGKSADD